TCCGTCTTTCGTCCGTACGATCCTGCCGACCACCTCCCTTTTGTCCATAAGCGGCTCCGTGGATCCTTTTGCCCGCGCCGGCTCCCGGTAATCCCCGATAAGCCTGGTCTTGCCGCAGCCGATGGACGGCAGGTCAAGCTCCACTCCCAGATGGCACGCCAGCCCGAACCTTCTGGGGTGGGCGTATCCCTGCCCGTCCACCATCAGCATGTCCGGCGTGTGTTTCAACTTTTCAAAGGCGTCAATGATCGCCGGAATCTCGCGGAAGGCCAGCAGACCCGGCACATAGGGGAATTCCACCGGCCGCACCGAGATGGCATATTCGATCACCTCCAAGGCCGGATATGAAATCACAACTACCGCGGCGGTTGCCATCCCTTCCTTGATTCCCACGTCCACGCCGGCCACTGTGTCCACTTTTTCAAAAGCGTTATTCATGACGACGCGGAGGCGCAGTTCGTTCTGGAGCCGCACAGCCTCTTTCGCGTCAAGCCCGGAAAAATCCACCATCAGCTCCGCGCGCTCCCATAATAAGCGTGAAAATCAGCCATAGTGCCCGTTACGGCTGCGGAACGAAGTTTTTGACAGGGGTGGGAGAAGGCTATGCGCCCGCTGCCATCAGCATCACAAGGATCGCTTTCTGGGTGTGGAGGCGGTTTTCAGCCTGGTCCCAAACCACGGAATTGGGGCCGTCTATCACCTCGCCTGTGACCTCTTCACCCCGGTGGGCTGGAAGGCAGTGCATCACAAGCGCGTCCTTGCGCGCATGTCCCAGCAGTTTTCCGTCTATGCAGAATCCTGAGAAGGCGGTCCTGCGTTCCTCCGCCTCTTCGTCCTGCCCCATGCTGATCCAGGTGTCGGTATATAGAACATGAGCGTCCTTCGCTGCGATCATTGGATCGTGGGTTATCACGACTTTTCCGCCGGTCTTTGCGGCAATGGCCTCCGCCTCGGCCACGATAGCGCTTGAAGGAGAATATGTCTGCGGGCAGCCGATGGATATGGAAAGCCCCATCATCGCCGCGCCGAGCAGCCATGAGTGCGCGATGTTGTTCCCATCCCCGACGTACGCCACCTTGACGCCGTCAAGGCTTCCGCGCTTTTCGATTATTGTGAACATGTCGGTCAATATCTGGCATGGGTGATGCTCGTCCGTAAGGGCGTTGATCACCGGGATGCTCGCGTGGGCGGCCAGTTCCTCCACCTCTTCCTGTCCGAACGTGCGCACCACGATCCCGTCAAGGTACCGGGAAAACACACGGGCGGTGTCCGCCACGGTCTCCCCCCGCCCCATCTGCAGCTGCTGGCCGGACAAGACCACGGCGTGCCCGCCAAGCTGGAACATCCCCACCTCGAACGAAATCCGGGTGCGGGTG
This portion of the Nitrospinota bacterium genome encodes:
- the nfi gene encoding deoxyribonuclease V, producing the protein MVDFSGLDAKEAVRLQNELRLRVVMNNAFEKVDTVAGVDVGIKEGMATAAVVVISYPALEVIEYAISVRPVEFPYVPGLLAFREIPAIIDAFEKLKHTPDMLMVDGQGYAHPRRFGLACHLGVELDLPSIGCGKTRLIGDYREPARAKGSTEPLMDKREVVGRIVRTKDGVKPLFVSIGHRIDLDTAVKLVIGCVKRRRLPEPISIAHDVAGGNSAKRP
- the argF gene encoding ornithine carbamoyltransferase, producing the protein MKTGLLRLPELGRENIEWIFKTAARLKREKAAGVPHRLLEGKTLGMLFNKSSTRTRISFEVGMFQLGGHAVVLSGQQLQMGRGETVADTARVFSRYLDGIVVRTFGQEEVEELAAHASIPVINALTDEHHPCQILTDMFTIIEKRGSLDGVKVAYVGDGNNIAHSWLLGAAMMGLSISIGCPQTYSPSSAIVAEAEAIAAKTGGKVVITHDPMIAAKDAHVLYTDTWISMGQDEEAEERRTAFSGFCIDGKLLGHARKDALVMHCLPAHRGEEVTGEVIDGPNSVVWDQAENRLHTQKAILVMLMAAGA